A single Streptomyces sannanensis DNA region contains:
- a CDS encoding aldehyde dehydrogenase family protein: MSHSYELQVIDPATEEVIATVPGATVEDVDAAVVRATKAQAAWAGLAPGDRARGLRRFAAVVDEHIEELARLEVREAGHVIGNARWEAGNVRDLLDFAAGGVERLSGRQIPVPGGLDVTFLEPLGVVGVIAPWNFPMPIAAWGTAPALAAGNAVILKPAETTPLTALRIAELALEAGLPEHLFQVLPGAGDIAGNALVEHPGVAKIVFTGSTGVGKQIMAKCADRVKRLTLELGGKSPNIVFADADIEAAAAAAPMSFLDNSGQDCCARTRILVQRTMYDRFLELLVPAIESVVVGDPADEKTRMGPLISRAQLERVRSYVTDDLTVIRGKAPEGPGFWFPPTLVTGVSPDAPVAVEEVFGPVAVVLPFEDEADAVRLANATEYGLSGSIWTRDVGRAVRVSRGVAAGNLSVNSHSSVRHWTPFGGYKQSGLGRELGPDALTAFTETKNVFISTEA, translated from the coding sequence TTGTCGCACTCGTACGAGCTTCAGGTAATCGACCCGGCCACCGAGGAGGTCATCGCGACCGTCCCCGGAGCCACCGTCGAGGACGTCGACGCCGCCGTCGTACGGGCCACGAAGGCGCAGGCGGCATGGGCCGGCCTCGCGCCTGGCGACCGCGCCCGTGGCTTGCGGCGCTTTGCCGCCGTCGTGGACGAGCACATCGAGGAACTCGCCCGGCTGGAGGTCCGCGAGGCGGGCCATGTCATCGGCAACGCCCGATGGGAGGCCGGCAACGTCCGCGATCTCCTGGACTTCGCAGCCGGGGGAGTGGAGCGGCTCAGCGGCCGGCAGATCCCGGTCCCCGGCGGTCTGGACGTCACCTTCCTCGAACCGCTCGGCGTCGTCGGCGTCATCGCGCCCTGGAACTTCCCCATGCCGATCGCCGCCTGGGGCACCGCCCCGGCGCTCGCCGCCGGCAACGCCGTCATCCTCAAGCCCGCCGAGACGACCCCGCTCACCGCCCTCCGGATCGCCGAACTCGCCCTGGAGGCCGGGCTGCCCGAGCACCTCTTCCAGGTGCTGCCCGGCGCGGGCGATATCGCGGGCAACGCCCTGGTCGAGCACCCCGGCGTCGCCAAGATCGTGTTCACCGGCTCCACCGGGGTGGGCAAGCAGATCATGGCCAAGTGCGCCGACCGCGTGAAGCGGCTCACCCTCGAACTCGGCGGCAAGAGCCCCAACATCGTCTTCGCCGACGCCGACATCGAGGCCGCCGCGGCCGCCGCGCCCATGTCGTTCCTCGACAACTCCGGCCAGGACTGCTGCGCCCGCACCCGGATCCTGGTCCAGCGCACGATGTACGACCGCTTCCTGGAGTTGCTGGTCCCCGCGATCGAGTCCGTCGTCGTCGGGGACCCGGCGGACGAGAAGACCCGGATGGGCCCGCTGATCTCCAGGGCCCAGCTGGAACGCGTACGTTCGTACGTCACCGACGACCTCACCGTCATCCGCGGCAAGGCACCCGAAGGCCCCGGCTTCTGGTTCCCGCCGACCCTGGTCACCGGCGTCTCCCCGGACGCGCCCGTCGCCGTCGAGGAGGTCTTCGGCCCCGTCGCCGTCGTCCTGCCCTTCGAGGACGAGGCCGACGCCGTACGTCTCGCCAACGCCACCGAGTACGGCCTGTCCGGCTCCATCTGGACCCGTGACGTCGGCCGCGCCGTCCGCGTCTCGCGCGGGGTCGCCGCCGGCAACCTCTCCGTCAACTCCCACTCCAGCGTCCGCCACTGGACCCCCTTCGGCGGCTACAAGCAGTCCGGACTCGGCCGCGAACTCGGTCCCGACGCCCTCACCGCTTTCACCGAGACCAAGAACGTCTTCATCAGCACGGAGGCCTGA
- a CDS encoding glutamine synthetase family protein codes for MADRTAPLGVEELRALVRSGEIDTVVLTFPDMQGRLQGKRFAASFFLDEVLEHGTEGCNYLLAVDVDLNTVDGYAMSSWERGYGDFAMHPDIGTLRRVPWNEGTALLIADLAWNDGSPVAAAPRRILRRQLDRLAERGWTAQVGTELEFIVFRDTYEQAWNRAYRDLTPANQYNIDYSVLGTGRIEPLLRRIRNDMAGAGLTVESAKGECNLGQHEIAFRYDEALVTCDQHAVYKTGAKEIAAQEGMALTFMAKFNEREGNSCHIHLSLQDADGTNVMPGDGPGGMSPVMCHFLAGQLAALRDFSLLHAPNINSYKRFQPGTFAPTAVAWGFDNRTCALRVVGHGRSMRFENRLPGGDVNPYLAVAGMVAAGLYGIENELELPEPCPGNAYTADFEHVPTNLREAAELWANSPIAKAAFGNDVVEHYSNMARVELDAFDAAVTDWERFRSFERM; via the coding sequence GTGGCAGACCGCACAGCCCCGCTCGGAGTCGAGGAGCTGCGTGCTCTCGTCCGAAGCGGTGAGATCGACACTGTCGTCCTGACGTTCCCCGATATGCAAGGGAGACTTCAGGGCAAGCGGTTCGCCGCATCCTTCTTTCTCGACGAGGTGCTCGAGCACGGCACCGAGGGCTGCAACTACCTGCTCGCCGTCGATGTCGACCTGAACACCGTCGACGGATACGCGATGTCGTCCTGGGAGCGCGGCTACGGCGACTTCGCCATGCACCCCGACATCGGCACGCTGCGGCGCGTCCCCTGGAACGAGGGAACCGCCCTGCTCATCGCCGACCTCGCATGGAACGACGGCTCACCTGTCGCCGCCGCGCCCCGCCGGATCCTGCGCCGGCAGCTCGACCGGCTCGCCGAGCGGGGCTGGACCGCCCAGGTGGGCACCGAGCTGGAGTTCATCGTCTTCAGGGACACGTACGAGCAGGCCTGGAACCGCGCCTACCGCGATCTCACCCCGGCCAACCAGTACAACATCGACTACTCGGTGCTGGGCACCGGCCGCATCGAGCCGCTGCTGCGCCGCATCCGCAACGACATGGCCGGCGCGGGCCTGACCGTCGAATCCGCCAAGGGCGAGTGCAACCTCGGGCAGCACGAGATCGCCTTCCGCTACGACGAGGCCCTGGTCACCTGCGACCAGCACGCCGTCTACAAGACCGGCGCCAAGGAGATCGCCGCCCAGGAGGGCATGGCGCTGACCTTCATGGCCAAGTTCAACGAGCGCGAGGGCAACTCCTGCCACATCCATCTGTCGCTCCAGGACGCCGACGGCACCAATGTCATGCCCGGCGACGGGCCGGGCGGGATGTCCCCGGTCATGTGTCACTTCCTGGCCGGACAGCTCGCCGCACTGCGCGACTTCTCCCTGCTCCACGCGCCGAACATCAACTCGTACAAGCGCTTCCAGCCCGGCACCTTCGCCCCCACCGCGGTCGCCTGGGGTTTCGACAACCGCACCTGCGCCCTGCGCGTCGTCGGCCACGGCCGCTCGATGCGCTTCGAGAACCGCCTCCCCGGCGGGGACGTCAATCCGTACCTCGCCGTCGCCGGCATGGTCGCCGCAGGCCTGTACGGCATCGAGAACGAGCTCGAACTCCCCGAGCCCTGCCCCGGCAACGCCTACACCGCCGACTTCGAGCACGTCCCCACCAACCTCCGCGAGGCCGCCGAGCTGTGGGCCAACAGCCCCATCGCCAAGGCCGCCTTCGGCAACGACGTCGTCGAGCACTACAGCAACATGGCGCGCGTCGAGCTGGACGCCTTCGACGCCGCGGTCACCGACTGGGAGCGCTTCCGCTCCTTCGAACGCATGTGA